TTTCATTGGACTTTTTATATTTACAGATGGTATTGTAAAATCTGGTGTAATACAACTATTATCTAACTATTTGCCAGCGCCAGATAATATTTTAAATATTATGTTAGTAAGCATACTGTTAAGTCAAGTTTTAAGCAACGTACCGCTTGTAGCAATATACATACCAATTATGATTTCTCAAGGTCATGTTTCTACAATCGACTGGTTAGCATTAGCTGCAGGTAGTACTATAGCAGGTAACTTCACTATCTTAGGCGCTGCTAGCAATGTCATAATCTCTGAGGCTTCTGAAAGCAGAGGCGGAAAAGGATTTGAATTTATTGAATTTATGAAATACACGATTCCTATCTTAATACCTAATGCGTTAATTATTTATTTATTTTTAATTATACTCAAATAATATTCAGATTAATATCTTTAATTAGCATATAAAAATCAAATTTCAGCTTTTAATATAATAAATTTAAGTTTATATCTTCTAAATAATTTTATTCTTAAGATGAGATTTAGATTATTTTTCAGTAAAGATAATGATAACACTTCCATCATCTTATTACTATCACGCTTTAAAACATTTGACAGAAGAATATCCTTAGCCTTTAAAAGTATAAAACGTTCAGCTTTTTGCCTTTTTGAGAAAGTTCCGTTGAACTAATCTTTAAAATAGAAGATTTTATAAACACATACTTAACAATAAAAATGAGGGGTATCTAGTCCCTTGACAGCCCCGTAGTAGGGTATTGTATGAGAGGGACTTCCTGCCGTGACTCTATTTTACTATTTTCAAGTTATGCTTTCAATTACAATGTTATTGCATACTTCTATTTTAGATATAAAATATAGAGAAGTAGACCCTAAGATATGGTTATACTATTCACCCCTATGCGTTTTCATAATCTTTGATTATCATTATTTATTTCTTCCTATTTATTTATATTCATTTATTATTACTACTATTTTATTTTATATTCTTTATAGACTCTCTTTAATTGGAGGGGCGGATTTATTTTTAAATATCATATTAGGCCTATCTAACTCCTCGGTGTTTCCTATTATTCCTAGTATCTTTTCAGTAATAGGACTAGAACCACTAATAATAATTCTATATTCCTCAATAATAATTCTTTTAATTAGTGTTATAAATATCATTAAACAATATAAATATACTAAAGGATTACCATTATCTAAAAAGCTTATTTTATCCATGTCAGCTAGGAGAATTAAAGTTAAAGATTTTCTTAACTCCAGATTTTTATTTCCATTAACAACAATAAATGAAGATGGGTCTATTACCTTAAGGGACTACTTTTCAATTGAAGAGGATGATGAATATTGGAGAAATTATTACGCAAGATTAGTCAAAGAAGGTAAAATTTCAGAAGATATGTATATATGGGTAGCGTGGGGAATTCCCGTAATTCCCTTCATATTTTTAGGATATCTTTTATCAATTACTTTAGGCTTCCCCGTTCTATAATAAAATTAAAAAGGAGTTTTTGAATAATTATTATTGCTTTGTATGTATCTAAAGTGCTAGTAGAAGGGACTAATCACGCTTTAGTTAAAGAGGTAAAAAATTTATTTAACGAATTAGGTTACATTGTAGTTAATAACGAACCAGAAATAATAATTTCAATTAACTCCATATCTAGAACAATTAAGAAATTTCTAAGAAAATATTACAATAGAGTTATAATAAATATTGTAGAAGATGGAAGCGCAGTAATACCAATAACAAAGGAACATTTAGGCGGAGCTTTTATTGCAAGCATAATAGCAGATGCCCTAGGCTCTAACTTAATATTAACATCTCCAACTGGAGTTAGAGGATTGTATAGTGTAGAAGAATTCAGCTGGCTAAATGGTTTAAATATACATAATAAAGATCCAAAAATTATAAAACATTTAAATAATAAACTATTAAAAGATAAAAACATTAATATTTATTTTGAGCAATATAACGAGAATTATACGCTCTACGAAGGATATTCAGTAGTGGATAACGAAAATTCTGCGGATATTATAATTACTAATGACGAGAAAATTATTACATATAATAATAAGAAAAATAAACTTATATTAACACCAGCAGGTATATCAATAGGTCTTAATTATTTAGAGTCAACCCCATTAGAGGTTTTAGTGTATGCTATTAAAATGACATTAAAATCACTATACATTTTAAACAATAGGGTAGATTATTTAATAGTACCTAAAAATACTAGCAAAGATGAGAAAATATATGCATTATCACGTTTTTACTCGTCTAAAATTATATATGTAAAAATGAATTATGAAAATAACCAATTTTGCAATAATCTCTTGGAGAGTATTGGAGCAAAAATTTTACTTAAGGAAGTTAAAAGAGCCTTTGGTATATTAACATGTCTTGGTATTAAAAATAAGCAGTAATTTATGAATAATTACTGTGGTATATTAACCATATGAAGAGAAGGATTTAATAGTAACTTTCACACTCTTGCTTTTTAACATTGACAAGTCAAATGACTTTGTCATAATACTAGGGGACGAAATTTTTATTGACTGAGTATTAGCAAGTTCGTAAAATGGGCGGAAATTGGTGAATCTCTACAATGATAGAACCACTTTCAATTATATAGAAATATATGGGCCCGCGGGGATTTGAACCCCGGACCTTCGCCGTGTGAGGGCGACGTCCTAACCAGGCTAGACGACGGGCCCGTAAACTATGTTTAAGAATGTTATTCGCGTTTATAACGTTAATGCATAAAAGTTGGTTTTAGAAAATTCTATATATGCTGTAGAATTTTCTAAAACCATTTAATTTCCGTGATTCAGCATATCTTCTGGAACTTTAATAAGTATTACATATCCTTCTTTTTCTGACGCTATGTCAGGATCAATATCACTCGCCTTTAGTTTATCCTCTATTTCAGAAAGATTAAGTATTTCAATTTTCAAACCTTTATAAATGCTTTTAGCCTCATTAGCAATTTTCTTAGCTGCATTATAGTCCTTAGTATAGTAATAAATAGCGGCTTCTTGTAGTGAAGTTAACGTTCCTAAAAATGATCTCATGTTCTGAGTATTATCACTCCTTTGCGGTTATAAATGTTAATATAGCATAACAAATATAATTGAGACCATTATGATAGAGATAAAGTTAATCTTTGGTCCTTATGGAGATATGGGGCTAGCAAAGGCGATATATGATCTTAAATGCGAATATGGTATAAATGCAGAAATAGAGTTTGATATTTTATATGATTCATCGTATCCTTTATTACAAATTGGAGATAAGTTAGTGAAACTTGTTGAATACTCTGAAAATGAGATTAGAAATATAATAAAAAATGTATTGAATAATGGTAAAGTTAATTACGTAGAAAAAAATGAAAATGACTTATTACAAAACTATCATAAAGACTTGCCCCCAGACTCTAATTTTTCAGAAGTTTTAATTTAAGTGACAAGTCTATTGTTAAATAGAATGACAATTATTATAATCGGAGCTGGATTAACGGGTCTATTGCTAAATAGGAGAGTTAATGCGGATCTAATTCTAGAGGAACAACCAACTATTGGTGGAGTTTACGCTTTCGATAAAATTCTGGATAAGGAAATACCTTACGTTCCTCCTATATTGGATAACCCTTTATATGAAAAGTTTGAAATTAGATATAAAGAATATGATACAATTATCTATTATAAAAAATATGAGCATTATAAAGATAAAATCTGTAAAAATTGCGATGAGTTACCTAAATGGATAACATTCGATAATATGAAAAAATTCTATATAATAGAAAATTTACCTTCATTTCTTTACAGTTTAGCTAAAAATTCTAGAATACTTAAAGAATATCCAATAAGAATAGATGATAAGAGAATTATAACCAATAAGGGAAACATAATAAAATACGATAAAATTTATAATACTGGATCCTATAAAAGAATATCCAAATTATTAGGTTTTAAAAATTCGTCCTTAAATTTCTTATCTTCACTTGTCATGTTAATAATTACTAGGAAAAATAATGTAAAACCGTGGAATGTTTATATAAGTGGCGATTCCGCAGACTCATTTTCCACAATAATTAGATTAGATGATATTTTTGATGAGTTCGAGATATACTATATATATTCATTTATGAGTTTTAATGAAAGAAAAATAGATTCGGACAGAATATTATTGGATTTAAAGAGAAGACAAATAATAAACCCTAATGATATTATAGCATTTAGAGTAAAATTAATATCAGAGGCTATACTTTTTGGTTCAACATCTAATGAAAAAATACCATATCCAATAATTAACTGTGGTAGGTTAGGAGAATGGAAAAATTATAATATTACAGAAATTATATCAAGAATTCAGAGTTGCTAAATTCCTCAGTGAGTTTACCAGCTATTAAGGTAGCGTCATTTATCTTAAACCCGCTAACTCTTAGTGAAAAATATGCTCCTATTAAAAAATCCCCAGTTCCTATCTCATTCTTACCTATTCTATTTGGTCTATATGTGTAAATTTCTTGGTTACTTGTATATATATTAAAGCCATTCTTACCATCTGAAATCATTACCTCTTTAAAGCCTAATTCAAATAATTGTCTTAAACTTAGTTTAGAGGACTTAAATTCCTCTATATTTGCATGAAGGACTAAATAACTATCACTTTTAGGAAGTGTTAAATTACTTTCGTAATTTATCTCTTTGTTTTCTACACAATCCCTAATAAGACCTTGCACATCTAATGCTATTGGTATATTTAAGTTTAGTTCATTGAGTTCGATTTCTTTACAAACTGGATTAATTAAGATGCCATTTACAGTATTATCTCTTGGTATCTTTATTTTATTTAACGGTTTCTTTAATAGGGTTAATCTCCTATTATTATTAAATAATTCTATATTAAATCTAATTGTATATTCATCTATTATTAAATGTTTTTCTACATTAGATAAAAAATCTAGTTCAAAATTGAAATCCTTACCTACTATACCATAAAGCTTTGGAATACCACCTCCTCTCATTACACCTAACGTGGAATATATTAAAGGTCCTCCAGGCTTCGATTTTCCTTGAATTTCATCTATTGTAAATCCACCCACTATTAATATCTTACTCCTCTTCACCTTCTTCTTCACCAGGTATTATTTTGGCCTCTTCTTCCTCTTCCTCAATTTTAGGCTTTTTCTTTAACCAAAAACCTTGTTTATGAGAATTAAGATGCCTTTTCAAATCCTCTAAATTAAAGAAATAAGAACCATAGTCCGGAGAAACACCCTCCTTACCACAATTTGGTGAACATAAAGGGCACGCATACAATTTTGTAACCTCATCATAACATATTGTAGTTCTCCTATTATTATATTCAATTTCTATAACTTTCCACTTAGGTATCCATCTTGTTGACATTATAACTATATTTGTAACCTTAAGTATATAATGTTAAGTGCTCTTTAAGGAAGTTGCTTCATAAAACTCATAAATAATATGATAATGGCTGAGTAGTAATGTTTAAATAATCATTTATATAGAGAAGTAAATGGCGGTCTTAATTTGTCATCTTCACTTGATGAATATCCTCTTTCTCTAAAAACAATGTATGATATAGCTGAGTTCATAATTAGGGCTGCTAAGGCAATAAAACCAGAGCAAGCAAATAAAATGATAAGTGAACTGGAAAATTTTTACAGAAATAATCGTAATGGTAAAGTTCTAGTTATGGGTGCTGGAAGGAGTGGACTAGTAGGTAGAGCCTTCGCAATGAGGCTTTTGCATCTAGGCTTTAACTCTTATGTTTTAGGAGAAACAATAGTGCCCGCAATAGGGAAAAACGATTTAGTTATTGCAATATCGGGTTCTGGAAGAACGAAGTTAATATTAACTGCTGCAGAAGCTGCAAAGGAAGCTGGGGCTAAATTAATTGCAATAACTAGCTATTACGATAGCCCTCTTGCGAAAATAGCTGACGTAATAGTAGAAATACCAGGTAGAACAAAATATTCTCAAAATGAAGATTATTTTGCAAGACAGATATTAGGCATAACTGAGCCTTTAGCTCCCTTAGGGACCTTATTTGAAGATACTACACAAATATTCCTAGATGGAGTTGTAGCTGAATTAATGATAAGGTTGAAGAAGACTGAGGAAGATTTAAGGTTAATTCATGCGAATATAGAATTATAATTTCTCTCACCTCACCCTTCTTCTTTTTAACCTTTACAATATATGGATATAAAAATAGATACGTTCAGATTATTAATCGTTATAATATTAGGTATTTCTACTCTGCTTATAATACTATATAAATCTATTTTTATTATTCCTATCATGATAAGTATCCTATTATTTATTCAATACCACGATAAACTAACCACAATATTAAAAGGAAAAGGTCAAAATTCCTCTTATGTAATTGAGAATGGAGTCTTTTATAATAAATATATAGCAAACTCTGTATTAATAGTAGATGACATTCAACTAAATTATAGGGACTACGACGATGCGTACTTAAGATCACAAATACTATCATTTCATAAGATTCTAGACATAGCTAAAAATGTAAATATAATTATGAAAAGAGAACATATAGACAAAAACAATTATATAGAATCGCTTTTGCAGAGAATACAGTCATTAAGAGTGATAGTTGAAAGCGATCCTTCTAACGAGAAAGCTAAAAGAAAACTTCAGCTAATGCAAAATATAGTTTCTAAAATAGAATCTGGAGAAACGCCATTTAAATATGAAATGTATATTATAATTCCTTCTAAGGATAAAGAAAATGCCCTTGCAACAGCTAATACAATTAAACAAGGGTTAGAGAGTTTAGGAATAAAAAGTAGACTCGCATCTTCATATGAAATAAGAAAGTTAATAGATAGTTTTTTCGAAGTAGGAATTAATTCTAATAAAATTATATTTCCTACGCAAATACCTTATCTAACTCCTATATCAATTGAGAAAAAACCAAAATATGATTTAATAGAGAATGGAATATTATTGGGTAAAGAACTGGATACAAATAATTTAATATTTTGGAATATTAATAAAAGTATTAATAATCATGTATTAGTAATAGGACCTACAGGTTCTGGAAAAACAGAGTTTCTAATTTGGCTTTCAATTTTACTTAATTTATTTTACAATAGTACTATTATACTTTTTGATGTCAAAGGTGATATAAAATCTAGGTTTTTGAAGTATAGAATACCATTTAATTTAATAAATCCTCTATTATGCAAATTAGGTCTATTAGAGGAAACGGAAATACCTAAGACTATTAGACTACTGCAGATTGAGAGAATTATTTTTAATTCATTTAGACTAAATAAATTACAATCATCAGTATTTTATACATATTTAAATAGATTACTAGATAATACAATATTTAAAAATACCGTTAAATGGAAAGAATTAGAGAAATATATCAATGAAATAAATGACATACAGTTGAGATATTATTTAAATAAACTAGTAAATATATTATCTTCCTTAGATGATATTGAATTGCCAGTAATTTCCAGTAAAATAGATGAAAACGAGATTAATATAGTAGATTTAACTATCATTAAAGATGAAGAAATTAAAAGGCTCATAATATATAGTATCCTCTATGAAATATATAATAAGTTATCATTAGATAGAATATATGATAAAACAAAACTCTTCATAGTTCTAGATGAAGCTTGGACTATACTTAAAAGCGAGTCAGAAGATTATCCAATTGTAGCTGATCTAATAAAAAGAGGAAGAGGTCATGGGATTTCTATAATAATGGCTACTCAAAACCTAGAAGATCTTGGAGGATTAGCTAATGTTTACTTAGAAAACATTGGTTTAGCAGTATTTATGAATAATGGAGATAAGAAATTCTGGCAAGAAATTAGAAGATTTGTAACTATAGATGAAAGTTTAATTTCAGGAAATCTGATATTCTTAAACAAAGGTGAAGCACTAGTAAGATTCCTCGGAGATCCAAGACCTCTTCTTGTTAGATTAATAAATTTAAGCGGTAATTCTTTCTAAAATAGCTTGTATTCCAGTCTTTATCTTATTATAAATTATTTCGCTTTCAACGTTCTTTATCGTTATCTCTTTTATATCATTCTTATCCATCTCTATGGTATAATCAATTTTATTTAGATTCTTTTCTGATTCAAGTAATTTGCTAAGTGCAGAAAGATATGACTTATTTAATGTTATTTTAGTCTTAATTACAAATTTTACTATCGGCGGAGTAAAATATATTTCTGCTAATATTTCTCCTCTCTTATTTTTTATATACTCCACACTACCTTTATTACCTTTTATTGAATTTATATAACCAGATTCAATAATACTTAATAAATATTCATAAAATTCTAGTTCCTTTCTTAAGCTCATTATTTTATTTTCTAAGAATTTCTTCAACTCATCATTATTCGCATTCATCATAATTAATTATACACATTAAACTATATATAACCTAAACTGCTATAGATAGTTTAATGAAAGATAAGGTTAGAGTTGCAGTAGTCGGCGGTTCAGGATATACTGGTGGTGAATTACTAAGAATATTATCAACGCATCCGAAAGTTGAAATAACTATGATAACATCCAGAGAATATGCAGGAAAGCCTGTGTCATTAGTCCATCCGAATTTAAGGGGAATAATATCTCAAAATTTCACTACCTTCTCTTTAGACAAGGTATCTGAAAAAAGTGATGCTGTATTTTTAGCCTTACCTCATGGGGTTTCACTAAATTACGTTCCTAAATTATTTGAAATGGGATTAACAATAATTGATTTAAGCGCAGATTTTAGATTAAAAAATCCAGAATTATATAAAATATGGTATGGATATGAACATCCATATCCAGATTTATTAGATAAAGCGGTTTACGGACTACCAGAGTTACATTACGAAGAATTAAAAAATACTAAATTAGTAGCCTCCCCTGGATGTAATGCCACAGCAACAATATTGGCGTTAGCTCCAGTAGTTGCATACAACATAACAGATAATAAAAAATTCATCAGCGATGTTAAGGTAAGTAGTAGTGAGGGGGGAGCTAAACCCTCAGAGGGAAGTCATCATCCAGAAAGACAAAACGCGATAAGACCATATGACGCAGATGGACATAGGCACTCAGCTGAAGCAGAACAAGAGTTATCTAGACTAGCAAAAACTAACATTAGCGTTAGTATAGTCCCTCATGCGGTAAGTAGTGTTAGAGGAGTACTAGCGTCAGCACATAGTTGGGTATCTACTGATATAAATGAAATCGAAATATGGAAAAAAATAGCAGAATTTTATAGAGGAAGAAAATTTATTAGAATAGTAAGAGGTAATATACATCCTTACCCAGACCCTAAGTATGTAATAGGCAGTAATTTTGCTGATATAGGATTCGCGTATGAGAGAAGAATAGGAAGGTTAACTACATTCTCAGCTATAGATAACTTGATGAAGGGAGCAGCAGGTCAAGCAGTCCAAGCTTTTAACATTAGCATGGGATTTGAAGAAGATGAAGGTTTAAGAATACCTCCCATGAGGCCTGGTTAAAATGATAGTAGTAAAGGTGGGAGGTAGAGTAGTTAAGAATTCCCTTGAAAAAGTTATCTTAGATATTGTAAATATTAAGCAAAAAATAATTTTAATACATGGTGGTGGAGATATTGTTACTGAATATTCAAAGAAGATGGGTATAGAACCAATATTCGTTACGTCTCCAGAAGGTATACGAAGCAGATATACATCAAGGGAAGAGTTAGACGTGTACATAATGGCCATGAGCCTTATAAATAAACAGATTGTAGCAAAATTATGCAGTATGGGAATAAACGCAATAGGTATATCTGGTGTTGATGCTAATATCATAAATGCAGAAAGAAAGAAAAGGATAGTCATTATTGATGAAAGAGGAAAGAAAAGGATTATTGAAGGTGGATATACTGGAAAGGTAAAAGAAGTAAAAGGAGATCTTATATTAAATTTAATGAAATTCTTTGATGTGATGGTAATTTCACCGTTAGCATTAGATATAGAAGAGAAAGTACCCTTAAATATTGATGGAGATCAAGCAGCATTTGCTATTAGTAAAGCAATAAAGGCTGATACACTTATTCTGTTAACTGACGTTGATGGTGTAATATTAGAAGGAAAAGTAATAAGCAAATTAACTACTACTGAGGCTAAACAACTTTCTACAAAAATAGGTCCAGGAATGAATAGGAAACTATTAATGGCTGCAGAGGCTATAGAAAATGGAGTAAATAAAGTAATTATAAGTTCTGGTATCAAAGATCTTCCAGTTACTAACGCATTATCCTTAAACGGAACGGTGATAAGCAATGGCTAATACGAATATTGACCAAAACGACTTAAAAATTCTAGAAATATTAAAGAAAAACGCCCGAACACCTTATACAACAATAGCTAAAGAATTAAAAGTCAGTGAAGCTGCAGTTAGAAAAAGAATAGAAAAATTGATCAGGCAAGGAATAATAAAGAGGTTTACTATAGAATATGAGCTTGAGAATGAGATTAAGGCTATCGTAATGGTTCAATCGACTCCACAGATACCTACACCCGAAATCTCTAAAAAAATAGTTAAAATACCAGGTGTAGAGGTTGTTTATGAAACTACTGGTGACTATGATATTTTAGTGATAGTGAGAGGGACTAATATAACCTCAATTAACCGTACTATAGATGAGATTAGAAGTATTCAAGGTGTAGTTGGTACAAACAGTACTATTATCCTTAGAACATGGTTCTAAAATCGTACTATCAATTACTAAAAACTTTTTCAACACTGAACCAGTTATTATCTAACTGACCATTCATGGCAATCTTAAAATGCCCCATATGTGGAGGAGACGTAAACGTTGAAGATGACGCACTAGCAGGAGAATTAGTAGAACATGAATGCGGAGCCCAACTAGAAGTAGTAAGGCAGAATGGAAAACTATCTCTTAGGCTAGCAGAGCAAATTGGTGAGGATTGGGGAGAGTGAGAATAGGCATATTGTACGATATGCCGAGATGGGAAGAGAAAAACTTAATAGAAGAAGCTAAGAAAATGGGTCATGAAGTAATACCAGTATATACGAAAGATATCGTATTTTTTTCTGATGATAAAAAAATGGAACTAGAAGCGGATTTTTTTATACAGAGAAATGTCTCACATAATAGAGCTCTCATAACTTCATTTATAATGGAGCAATTAGGGTACCCAACTATTAATGATCATATAACATTATTTAGATGTGAAAATAAAATTATTACTACATATATTTTATCTAGGCATAATATTAATACTCCTAAGACACTTATTACATTTAATAAGAATACTGCTTTAGAATTCTCTAAGAAAATAGGATATCCTTTAGTAATAAAACCAGTAGAAGGTAGTTGGGGAAGAATGGTGGCTAAAGCTGATAATCTAGATACCTTATATAGTTACTTAGAATACCAAGAATTCACAACTCAAAAATATAAGGACATATATTACATTCAAGAATTTGTAAATAAACCAAATAGGGATATAAGAATCTTTGTAATAGGTGATGAAGCACCAGTAGGAATTTACAGAGTAAACGAACATAATTGGAGAACTAACACAGCTCTAGGGGCAAAGGCATATCCCCTTAAAATTGATGAAGAATTAAGGGAACTTGCATTAAAAGTTAGAGAAGTAATTGGCGGTTTCTTCTTAGGAATTGACATATTTGAAGATAGAGATAGAGGGTATTTAGTAGACGAGGTTAACGGCGTACCAGAATACAAAAATACGGTAAAGGTAAACAATTTTAACGTATCACAGTTTTTACTGAAAAAAATCATAGAATGGGTGAAGAGATAATGAAAATGCTCAAATTCTATCAAGATAGAGGACTTAATATTGTTAAGGGAAAAGACCAATATGTATGGGATAACCAAGGAAATAAATATTTAGACCTTCACGCTGGTCATGGAGTAGCCTTCCTTGGACACAATAATAAAACAATCATAGAATATTTAAAAAAACAGATGGAGGAAATTATTACTTTAACACCAGCTTTTGACACACCAATAAGAGAAGAAATGCTAAAAGAGTTAGACACAATAAAGCCAGAAAACTTAGATAATGTTTTCTTATTAAATAGTGGCTCTGAAGCTATAGAATTAGCCATAAAAATTTCAAGGAAAATTACTAAAAGAAAAAAGATTATAGCATTTAAAAATTCTTTTCATGGGAGGACTATGGGCGCCTTAGCAGTTACGTGGAATAAAAAATATAGGGAACCCTTTGAACCATTAATAGAACCCGTTGAATTTCTTGAATATAACAACTTGGATTCCTTGAAAAAAATCTCGGATGACGTAGCTGCAGTAATAGTGGAACCAGTACAAGGTGAAGGCGGCGTTATACCAGCTAAAAAAGAATTCATGAAAGCCTTAAGGGAAATTACAGAAAAAACTGGTAGTTTATTAATCATAGACGAAGTACAAACTGGATTTGGAAGAACTGGAAAAATATGGGCATATCAGCATTTTGATATAAAACCAGATATTTTAACTGCTGGTAAGGCAATAGGAGGAGGCTTTCCAGTAAGTGCAGTATTTTTGCCAGACTGGATAGGTGAAAAATTAGAAGAAGGAGATCATGGATCTACATATGGAGGGAATCCATTAGCTACAGCTGCAGTAACTGCAGCTTGTAAAGTCCTCAAATCAGAAAATGTACCAGAACAGGCACGGGAAAAAGGAGAATTATTTATTAAAATACTTAAAGAAAAATTAGAGGATTTTAAATCTGTAAGAGAAATTAGAGGATTAGGATTAATGATAGGAATAGACTTAAGATTCAATCCATCAACCACCATAAAAATACTTCAAGATGAAAAAGTGTTATCGCTAAAAGCAGGTCTCACAGTAGTAAGATTTTTACCACCATATTTAATAACACAGTACGATATGGAGTGGGCTTCAAATGCAGCAAGAAAAGGAATTAGTGAAACAGAACGCACGAAACTTGCTTCTTGACATCTTATCTATATATACTCCATCTAAAAGTGAACAAAATGCCATAAATTTTTTCGAAAAAATTTCAAAGGAATTTAATCTTAAGCTAGATATCTTACCAGAATCTAACTCTTACTTACTAGGAGAAGGGGACATATTACTAGCATCGCACATAGATACAGTACCAGGATTTATAAAGCCTAAAATTGACGGTGAAATAATATACGGAAGGGGCGCAGTTGATGCAAAAGGACCTTTAGTGAGTATGATTTTAGCAGCTTGGTTACTTAATGAAAAGGGGATTAAGGTTAGAGTTGCAGCGTTAACAGATGAGGAAAATACTAGTATAGGAGCTAAAGAATTGGTATCAAATAATTATAGATTCAAGTATATAATTGTAGGAGAACCATCAAATACAACTGATATAGTAATAGAATATAGAGGTTCAATTCAATTAGATATACAATGTTATGGAAAATCGGAACATTCATCATCTGCTAGAGAAAATTTAATTATTAATATAGCAAGAAAATTACTTGAAGTTTATAAGCAACCAGAAAATTATGATAAACCATCAATAGTCCCTACAATAATAAGTGCAGGAGAAACATACAATGTAACACCGTCGAAATTATACTTACATTTTGATATTAGGTATTCAATAAATAATAATAGAAATGAGATTATGGATTTTATAGGGAAAACTTTTACAGAATGTCAAACGATAATTGTAGATGAAACTCCACCAATTAGGGTGAGTGTTAATAATCCAGTTGTAAAATCACTAGTTAGGGCGTTGTTAAAGCAAGGAATAAAGCCTAAATTAGTTAGAAAAGCAGGAACTAGTGATATGAACATATTAC
The genomic region above belongs to Saccharolobus caldissimus and contains:
- the cedB gene encoding DNA import protein CedB, which encodes MDIKIDTFRLLIVIILGISTLLIILYKSIFIIPIMISILLFIQYHDKLTTILKGKGQNSSYVIENGVFYNKYIANSVLIVDDIQLNYRDYDDAYLRSQILSFHKILDIAKNVNIIMKREHIDKNNYIESLLQRIQSLRVIVESDPSNEKAKRKLQLMQNIVSKIESGETPFKYEMYIIIPSKDKENALATANTIKQGLESLGIKSRLASSYEIRKLIDSFFEVGINSNKIIFPTQIPYLTPISIEKKPKYDLIENGILLGKELDTNNLIFWNINKSINNHVLVIGPTGSGKTEFLIWLSILLNLFYNSTIILFDVKGDIKSRFLKYRIPFNLINPLLCKLGLLEETEIPKTIRLLQIERIIFNSFRLNKLQSSVFYTYLNRLLDNTIFKNTVKWKELEKYINEINDIQLRYYLNKLVNILSSLDDIELPVISSKIDENEINIVDLTIIKDEEIKRLIIYSILYEIYNKLSLDRIYDKTKLFIVLDEAWTILKSESEDYPIVADLIKRGRGHGISIIMATQNLEDLGGLANVYLENIGLAVFMNNGDKKFWQEIRRFVTIDESLISGNLIFLNKGEALVRFLGDPRPLLVRLINLSGNSF
- the argC gene encoding N-acetyl-gamma-glutamyl-phosphate reductase, giving the protein MKDKVRVAVVGGSGYTGGELLRILSTHPKVEITMITSREYAGKPVSLVHPNLRGIISQNFTTFSLDKVSEKSDAVFLALPHGVSLNYVPKLFEMGLTIIDLSADFRLKNPELYKIWYGYEHPYPDLLDKAVYGLPELHYEELKNTKLVASPGCNATATILALAPVVAYNITDNKKFISDVKVSSSEGGAKPSEGSHHPERQNAIRPYDADGHRHSAEAEQELSRLAKTNISVSIVPHAVSSVRGVLASAHSWVSTDINEIEIWKKIAEFYRGRKFIRIVRGNIHPYPDPKYVIGSNFADIGFAYERRIGRLTTFSAIDNLMKGAAGQAVQAFNISMGFEEDEGLRIPPMRPG
- a CDS encoding cobalamin biosynthesis protein CbiG is translated as MYVSKVLVEGTNHALVKEVKNLFNELGYIVVNNEPEIIISINSISRTIKKFLRKYYNRVIINIVEDGSAVIPITKEHLGGAFIASIIADALGSNLILTSPTGVRGLYSVEEFSWLNGLNIHNKDPKIIKHLNNKLLKDKNINIYFEQYNENYTLYEGYSVVDNENSADIIITNDEKIITYNNKKNKLILTPAGISIGLNYLESTPLEVLVYAIKMTLKSLYILNNRVDYLIVPKNTSKDEKIYALSRFYSSKIIYVKMNYENNQFCNNLLESIGAKILLKEVKRAFGILTCLGIKNKQ
- the hxlB gene encoding 6-phospho-3-hexuloisomerase; the encoded protein is MSSSLDEYPLSLKTMYDIAEFIIRAAKAIKPEQANKMISELENFYRNNRNGKVLVMGAGRSGLVGRAFAMRLLHLGFNSYVLGETIVPAIGKNDLVIAISGSGRTKLILTAAEAAKEAGAKLIAITSYYDSPLAKIADVIVEIPGRTKYSQNEDYFARQILGITEPLAPLGTLFEDTTQIFLDGVVAELMIRLKKTEEDLRLIHANIEL
- a CDS encoding A24 family peptidase C-terminal domain-containing protein codes for the protein MLLHTSILDIKYREVDPKIWLYYSPLCVFIIFDYHYLFLPIYLYSFIITTILFYILYRLSLIGGADLFLNIILGLSNSSVFPIIPSIFSVIGLEPLIIILYSSIIILLISVINIIKQYKYTKGLPLSKKLILSMSARRIKVKDFLNSRFLFPLTTINEDGSITLRDYFSIEEDDEYWRNYYARLVKEGKISEDMYIWVAWGIPVIPFIFLGYLLSITLGFPVL